TCTTTAGGTACATAGACGACCAGCTTCTTCATTTCCTCCAGATAGGTGTCAGCGAGAACCTCTGTGTCCGTTAATTGAAGTGCCTCTGCAAGTAAATCATTGACTCCTCCGGCTGCAACATCTAAGTTGGTATGTGCCGCATATACAGCAATATTATGTTTAATGCATTTTTCAAGCAGTGCTCCGCCTGGCTGATCCGTTGCTAAATTTTTAAGAGGACGGAATATTGGCGGATGATGGGCGATAATTAAATTCGCATTTTTTTCTATTGCTTCATCCACTACTTCATCGAGAACATCGAGGGCGACTAATACACCGTGAACCGGTTTATTCAGCGTTCCAATTTGCAGGCCGATCTTATCGCCTTCCATGGCATATTCTTTTTTTGAAAACGATTCAAACAGTTGGATGATTTCGTATCCGTTAGGTATTTTACTCATTTTCTGGTAACCTCCTCAAGCATTGCAATCAAATCGTGAAGCTCTCTTTTCTTCCCTTCATTCCCGGGGCTCACTGCCGCACTTTCTATACTTGTTAATATCCTTTTGAAATGTTCGATCTCCTGGGTCCATTTTTTTATAAACGGTTTTGTTTTATCTTTCATCAAAAAAGGACCCACAAGTAAACCTTTTTGCAGTGAAGTATGCTGGTAAGGAGCTTTCGGCTCACCCTTTTCAGCAATAAGAACCTCATAGATCTTGCCGTCTTCCTCTAATATTTCTTCATTTACCAGTTCCCATCCGTTTTCAAGCAGCCATCTTCTTACATGATGTGCATGAATATTAGGCTGGAGAATCAGACGCTTGACTCCTGCTAATTTTTCCTTTCCGGCTTCAAGAATCTTTTCAATTAATGCCCCGCCCATTCCTGCAATCGTTATGCACGTTGCTTCATTAGGATCAATGACATCGAGCCCGCTTCCTAACCGCACGGATATGACGTCCTCCAGTCCGCTTTTTTGGACTTGCTTCTTTGCAGACTGAAACGGTCCCTGGACTACTTCACCTGCAACAGCAGAAGCTGCCAGTCCGTTTAAGATCGCATAGCAGGGCAAGTAAGCATGATCTGAGCCGATGTCTGCCAGCACAGCGTTTTTAGGTATATAATCAGCTACTGTTTTCAGCCTTTTTGATAAATTAACATCATTCATTTTAAACCACCACATTCTTATGTACTTTTAATTAGATCTCTCTATATAATAAGAAAAGTCCTCCGCAGATGCAAAGGACTTTTCTTTTTCGTTCAAAAGGAACGGATCATTTTAACTCTTTTGTTTAAGAACTATTTGACTTTAGAAACCCATTCTGCCATTTCGTCCAGTTTTTCATCAGGAACTAAACCGGCAGGCATGTTTCCCCGGCCATTTTTA
The window above is part of the Metabacillus dongyingensis genome. Proteins encoded here:
- a CDS encoding tRNA (adenine(22)-N(1))-methyltransferase, translated to MNDVNLSKRLKTVADYIPKNAVLADIGSDHAYLPCYAILNGLAASAVAGEVVQGPFQSAKKQVQKSGLEDVISVRLGSGLDVIDPNEATCITIAGMGGALIEKILEAGKEKLAGVKRLILQPNIHAHHVRRWLLENGWELVNEEILEEDGKIYEVLIAEKGEPKAPYQHTSLQKGLLVGPFLMKDKTKPFIKKWTQEIEHFKRILTSIESAAVSPGNEGKKRELHDLIAMLEEVTRK